In Firmicutes bacterium ASF500, a single genomic region encodes these proteins:
- the udp gene encoding Uridine phosphorylase yields MKNYSEDASRLYHIQVAPGEVGRYVILPGDPKRSEKIAQYFDSPALVADNREYVTYTGTLDGVKVSVTSTGIGGPSASIAMEELVRCGADTFVRIGTCGGMQTPVKSGDIVVATGAIRMEGTSREYAPIEFPAVADLEVTNALAAAAREKGLPFHTGVVQCKDSFYGQHEPEVKPVSYELLNKWEAWKRLGCLASEMESAALFVVASALKVRCGSCFMVVANQERERLGLENPVVHDTDGAIQVAVQAIRRMIQADRSKGGQA; encoded by the coding sequence ATGAAAAATTATTCAGAAGACGCCAGCCGCCTCTACCACATTCAGGTGGCTCCGGGGGAGGTGGGGCGCTATGTTATCCTCCCCGGCGACCCCAAGCGGTCGGAGAAAATTGCCCAGTACTTTGACAGTCCGGCCCTGGTGGCCGACAACCGGGAGTATGTGACCTACACCGGCACCCTGGACGGGGTGAAGGTCAGCGTCACCTCCACCGGCATCGGCGGGCCCTCGGCCTCCATCGCTATGGAGGAGCTGGTCCGCTGCGGAGCGGACACCTTCGTCCGTATCGGCACCTGCGGCGGGATGCAGACCCCGGTGAAGAGCGGCGACATCGTGGTAGCTACCGGGGCCATCCGCATGGAGGGCACCAGCCGGGAGTACGCCCCCATCGAGTTCCCCGCCGTGGCCGACCTGGAGGTCACCAACGCCCTGGCGGCGGCGGCCCGGGAGAAGGGTCTCCCCTTCCACACCGGCGTGGTCCAGTGCAAGGACTCCTTCTACGGCCAGCACGAGCCGGAGGTCAAGCCGGTGAGCTATGAGCTGCTCAACAAGTGGGAGGCCTGGAAGCGTCTGGGCTGTCTGGCCTCCGAGATGGAGTCGGCGGCGCTGTTCGTGGTCGCCAGCGCCCTGAAGGTGCGGTGCGGCTCCTGCTTTATGGTGGTAGCCAACCAAGAGCGGGAGCGCCTGGGCCTGGAAAACCCTGTGGTCCACGACACCGACGGCGCGATTCAGGTGGCCGTCCAGGCCATCCGCCGGATGATTCAGGCGGACCGGAGCAAGGGAGGCCAGGCATGA
- the cdd gene encoding Cytidine deaminase: MSGGVKPLETSLVEEMISLAIRQLSFSYTPYSGFKVGAALLAEDGTLYTGCNIENAAYTPTNCAERTAFFKAVSEGVRSFRAICVVGGKDGVLTEYAAPCGVCRQVMMEFCDPDRFQIILATGTDHYDIFTLRELLPQGFGPGNLA, translated from the coding sequence ATGAGCGGGGGCGTGAAGCCCCTGGAGACCTCCCTTGTGGAGGAGATGATCTCCCTGGCGATCCGGCAGCTGAGCTTCTCCTACACGCCCTACTCCGGCTTTAAGGTGGGGGCCGCCCTCCTGGCGGAGGACGGGACGCTGTACACCGGCTGCAACATTGAAAACGCCGCCTACACCCCCACCAACTGCGCCGAGCGGACCGCTTTCTTCAAGGCCGTCAGCGAGGGGGTCCGGTCCTTCCGGGCCATCTGCGTGGTGGGCGGCAAGGACGGAGTGCTGACCGAGTACGCCGCCCCCTGCGGCGTGTGCCGTCAGGTGATGATGGAGTTCTGCGACCCGGACCGCTTCCAGATCATCCTGGCTACCGGCACGGACCACTACGATATCTTTACGCTCCGGGAGCTCCTCCCCCAGGGCTTCGGGCCGGGCAACCTGGCGTAG
- the punA gene encoding Purine nucleoside phosphorylase 1, producing the protein MKKLKTCLESLRAKTGFQPQVSLILGSGLGDYADSIDIEQTVSYSEIEGFPTSTVTGHKGQFVFGHVQGVPVVIMQGRVHFYEGYPITDVVLPTRLMGLMGAKKLILTNAAGGINFDFQPGDFMLLTDHITTAVPSPLIGPNLDELGPRFPDMSQVYSLRMRDIIKAEAAKLNIPMREGVYVQLTGPSYETPAEIRMCRAWGGDAVGMSTACEAMAARHMGLEVCGISCITNLAAGMSDKALDHKEVQETADRVSAQFKQLITAVIGAI; encoded by the coding sequence GTGAAGAAACTGAAGACCTGTTTGGAGAGCCTGCGGGCAAAGACCGGCTTCCAGCCCCAGGTGTCCCTGATTCTGGGCTCCGGCCTGGGCGACTACGCCGACAGCATCGACATCGAACAGACCGTCAGCTATTCCGAAATCGAGGGCTTCCCCACCTCCACCGTGACCGGCCACAAGGGCCAGTTCGTCTTCGGCCATGTCCAGGGCGTGCCCGTGGTCATTATGCAGGGCCGGGTCCACTTCTACGAGGGCTACCCCATCACCGACGTGGTGCTGCCCACCCGGCTTATGGGCCTGATGGGGGCCAAGAAGCTGATTCTTACCAACGCGGCGGGGGGCATCAACTTCGACTTCCAGCCCGGCGACTTCATGCTGCTCACCGACCACATCACCACCGCCGTCCCCAGCCCCCTGATCGGCCCCAACCTGGACGAGCTGGGCCCCCGCTTCCCCGACATGAGCCAGGTCTACAGCCTGCGGATGCGGGACATCATCAAGGCCGAGGCGGCCAAGCTGAATATCCCCATGCGGGAGGGCGTCTATGTCCAGCTCACCGGTCCCAGCTATGAGACCCCCGCCGAGATCCGGATGTGCCGGGCCTGGGGGGGCGACGCCGTGGGCATGAGCACCGCCTGCGAGGCTATGGCCGCGCGGCACATGGGCCTGGAGGTCTGCGGCATCTCCTGCATTACCAACCTGGCCGCCGGTATGTCCGACAAGGCTCTGGACCACAAGGAGGTCCAGGAGACCGCCGACCGGGTGTCCGCCCAGTTCAAGCAGCTGATTACCGCCGTCATCGGCGCGATTTAA
- the mepA_6 gene encoding Multidrug export protein MepA gives MSQTHRSEEALASAPIGPLMVKLALPAVAAQIINMLYNIVDRIYIGHIEEVGREALTGLGVTFPILMLISAFTAFAGMGGAPLASIRLGAGDREQAEKILGSSTALLLVLSAVLTVTFSILKEPALMAFGASKDTIGYALDYISIYLLGTVFVQMALGLNAYITAQGQAVAAMASVLIGAVLNILLDPLFIFIFRMGVRGAALATILSQGVSACWVVGFLCSSRSGLRIRLKNIRLERAIVGKIAALGVAPFIMQSTESLVTVVLNSGLQHYGGDLYVGTITVIQSVMQMVVMPVQGITQGVQPIMSYNFGARNYQRVRHTFRLLLRTTLTVTVTACVLVTLFPKPLALVFNDNQELVELVGRVMPVFFAGIWAFGAQMACQTAFMAMGQAKTSLFLALLRKVILLIPLAILLPIVTGNVMGIYVAEPVADVLASATTLTLFLRKRKTLLPE, from the coding sequence TTGTCTCAGACGCACCGGAGCGAGGAGGCTCTGGCCAGCGCCCCCATCGGGCCGCTGATGGTGAAGCTGGCCCTGCCCGCCGTGGCCGCTCAGATCATCAACATGCTGTATAACATCGTGGACCGGATTTACATCGGCCACATTGAGGAGGTGGGCCGGGAGGCCCTCACCGGGCTGGGGGTCACCTTTCCCATTCTGATGCTCATTTCCGCCTTTACCGCCTTCGCCGGGATGGGAGGCGCGCCTCTGGCCTCCATCCGCCTGGGGGCGGGGGACCGGGAGCAGGCGGAGAAAATTTTGGGCAGCTCCACCGCCCTGCTGCTGGTTCTGTCCGCCGTGCTGACGGTGACCTTTTCCATCCTCAAGGAGCCGGCCCTGATGGCCTTCGGGGCCTCCAAGGACACCATCGGCTATGCCCTGGACTATATCTCCATCTATCTGCTGGGCACCGTTTTTGTCCAGATGGCCCTGGGGCTCAACGCCTACATCACCGCCCAGGGCCAGGCGGTGGCGGCGATGGCGTCGGTGCTCATCGGCGCGGTGCTGAACATTCTGCTGGACCCGCTGTTTATTTTTATCTTCCGGATGGGGGTCCGGGGGGCGGCCCTGGCTACCATCCTCTCCCAGGGGGTGAGCGCCTGCTGGGTGGTGGGGTTTCTGTGCTCCAGCCGGTCCGGACTGCGCATCCGGCTGAAAAATATCCGGCTGGAGCGGGCCATTGTGGGAAAGATCGCCGCCCTGGGCGTGGCCCCCTTTATCATGCAGTCCACCGAGAGCCTGGTGACTGTGGTGCTCAACTCCGGCTTGCAGCACTACGGCGGCGACCTGTATGTGGGCACCATCACCGTGATTCAGAGCGTGATGCAGATGGTGGTCATGCCGGTGCAGGGCATCACCCAGGGGGTCCAGCCCATCATGAGCTACAATTTCGGGGCCCGGAACTACCAGCGCGTGCGGCACACCTTCCGGCTGCTTCTGCGGACCACCCTCACCGTGACGGTCACCGCCTGCGTGCTGGTGACGCTGTTTCCCAAACCTCTGGCCCTGGTTTTTAACGACAACCAGGAGCTGGTGGAGCTGGTGGGCCGGGTCATGCCGGTGTTCTTTGCCGGGATCTGGGCCTTCGGGGCTCAGATGGCCTGTCAGACCGCCTTTATGGCTATGGGCCAGGCCAAAACCAGTCTGTTTTTGGCCCTGCTCCGCAAGGTGATTCTGCTGATTCCCTTGGCTATCCTCCTGCCCATTGTGACCGGGAATGTTATGGGCATCTATGTGGCCGAGCCGGTGGCCGATGTGCTAGCCTCCGCCACCACCCTGACCCTGTTCCTCCGCAAGCGAAAGACGCTGCTGCCCGAGTGA
- the lldD gene encoding L-lactate dehydrogenase translates to MTYQEILAAARTCSGPYCKACPVCNGRACKNTMPGPGAKGSGTVAMRNYDAWQEVCLNMDTICENVPVDTRFTLFGQSYDLPVFAGPVGAVKLHYGDKLTDQGYNEVLVPACVQAGIAAFTGDGTDPAVFAAAAKAIGQNGGKGIPTVKPWDRDTLFAKLDQAKESGAQMFAMDIDAAGLPFLKGLTPPAGSKTVAELREVIEYAGVPFILKGIMTVKGARKALEAGAAGIVVSNHGGRVQDGVPATAEVLPAIAEAVKGQMVIMVDGGIRSGVDVCKALALGADACILARPYVTAVYGGGPEGVKVLTEKLKAELSDTMAMCGVHSLAEISRDMIF, encoded by the coding sequence ATGACCTATCAGGAAATCCTGGCCGCCGCCCGGACGTGCAGCGGCCCCTACTGCAAGGCCTGTCCGGTGTGCAATGGCCGGGCCTGCAAAAACACCATGCCCGGCCCGGGAGCCAAGGGCTCCGGCACTGTAGCCATGCGCAATTACGACGCCTGGCAGGAGGTGTGCCTGAACATGGACACCATCTGCGAGAACGTCCCGGTGGACACCCGGTTCACCCTCTTCGGCCAGAGCTATGACCTGCCCGTCTTTGCCGGCCCGGTGGGAGCGGTGAAGCTGCACTACGGCGACAAGCTCACCGACCAGGGCTATAACGAGGTACTGGTTCCCGCCTGCGTCCAGGCCGGTATCGCCGCCTTCACCGGCGACGGCACCGACCCCGCCGTTTTCGCCGCCGCCGCCAAGGCCATCGGCCAGAACGGCGGAAAGGGCATTCCCACCGTAAAGCCCTGGGACCGGGACACCCTCTTCGCCAAACTGGACCAGGCCAAGGAGTCGGGCGCCCAGATGTTCGCTATGGACATTGACGCGGCTGGTCTGCCCTTCCTCAAGGGCCTCACGCCCCCCGCCGGGTCCAAGACGGTGGCCGAGCTGCGGGAGGTCATTGAGTACGCCGGGGTGCCCTTCATCCTCAAGGGTATCATGACGGTCAAGGGGGCCCGAAAGGCCCTGGAGGCGGGGGCCGCGGGCATCGTCGTGTCCAACCACGGCGGCCGGGTCCAGGACGGTGTCCCCGCCACCGCCGAGGTCCTGCCCGCCATTGCCGAGGCGGTGAAGGGCCAGATGGTCATTATGGTGGACGGCGGCATCCGCTCCGGCGTGGACGTGTGCAAGGCCCTGGCCCTGGGCGCCGACGCCTGCATCCTGGCCCGGCCCTACGTCACCGCCGTCTACGGCGGCGGCCCGGAGGGGGTCAAGGTCCTCACCGAAAAGCTCAAGGCCGAGCTGTCCGACACCATGGCTATGTGCGGCGTCCACTCCCTGGCGGAAATTTCGCGGGATATGATTTTCTAA
- the sigE_5 gene encoding ECF RNA polymerase sigma factor SigE → MLRTSNRPVDWEALVTQNETRLYRAALAILGDPQEAEDAVQDAFVRFLEKAPDHLENPSAWLTRVLVNGCRSRLRLAWRRVGPLPDTLPAPGPEEGQELEELYSLPPEDRAVIHLHYYEGYSTAELAKMLGCRPGTVRSRLFRARERLRKLLEP, encoded by the coding sequence ATGCTCCGAACATCCAACCGGCCGGTGGATTGGGAGGCACTTGTCACACAAAATGAGACCCGCCTGTACCGGGCGGCGCTGGCCATTCTGGGCGACCCCCAGGAGGCGGAGGACGCCGTGCAGGACGCCTTTGTCCGGTTTTTGGAAAAAGCGCCGGATCATTTGGAAAACCCCTCCGCCTGGCTGACACGGGTGCTGGTGAACGGGTGCAGGAGCCGCCTGCGCCTGGCCTGGCGGCGGGTGGGCCCCCTTCCGGACACCCTGCCCGCCCCCGGCCCGGAGGAGGGCCAGGAGCTGGAGGAGCTATACTCCCTCCCCCCGGAGGACCGGGCGGTGATCCATCTGCATTACTACGAGGGATACTCCACGGCGGAGCTGGCGAAAATGCTGGGCTGCCGCCCGGGGACCGTTCGCTCCCGCCTGTTCCGGGCCCGGGAGCGGCTGAGGAAGCTGTTGGAACCGTAG